Proteins from a genomic interval of Paenibacillus sp. FSL R5-0623:
- a CDS encoding stalk domain-containing protein, with the protein MNRNKKRNKLIVSAIMTALLASPLAYIMSEGQPVAAAASVSKYKVTAQPFSIEGKKSNIGTINKNGSTYIALRNLNTALGLTTNFNKTKQLVEVSGNGRSLKINLSNNTIQLNGQPVFGPQVILQDNTTYLPLRFLLERMGYVISYQNNTKQVGIQSIKENDLQVQAEEIGADGDGKSLLVYYPVIKGYAREKVQDKINAFLKQETDKHIAAGSKEMDTVVKANNQLLIKNPKAEIRQPSLDGRFTVMYNENGKLSLYVDYDLYMGGAHGMTTRIPYTFDLVTGDPISLKEAAGNADYVSIINSQITDHINHRGLELSIPFKTIEADRDYYLSHDGIVIYFTEYEYTSYAEGMPEFIIPYSEFK; encoded by the coding sequence ATGAATAGAAACAAGAAGAGAAATAAGTTAATTGTAAGTGCAATTATGACAGCATTACTGGCATCGCCCCTGGCATACATCATGTCCGAAGGCCAACCGGTAGCCGCTGCAGCTTCCGTTTCCAAATATAAAGTTACCGCACAACCGTTCAGCATTGAAGGAAAGAAATCAAACATTGGTACGATTAATAAAAACGGATCGACCTATATTGCTCTTAGGAACCTAAATACAGCCCTAGGGTTAACCACCAATTTCAATAAGACTAAACAACTCGTTGAAGTGTCGGGAAATGGACGATCGCTTAAAATTAATCTCTCTAACAATACTATTCAATTGAACGGACAACCGGTCTTTGGACCTCAAGTCATTCTCCAGGACAATACAACTTATTTGCCACTTCGCTTCCTACTGGAGCGGATGGGCTATGTAATTTCATATCAGAATAATACAAAGCAGGTCGGTATTCAATCGATTAAGGAAAATGACTTGCAGGTTCAAGCGGAAGAGATCGGTGCCGACGGAGATGGCAAATCATTGCTCGTCTACTATCCGGTAATTAAGGGCTATGCAAGAGAGAAAGTACAGGACAAGATCAACGCCTTTTTGAAGCAGGAGACCGACAAGCACATTGCGGCGGGATCGAAGGAAATGGATACAGTCGTAAAAGCGAATAATCAATTACTAATCAAAAATCCAAAGGCTGAAATTCGGCAACCGAGCCTCGATGGCAGATTTACAGTTATGTATAACGAGAATGGAAAATTGAGCCTATATGTGGATTATGATCTTTATATGGGGGGAGCGCACGGAATGACGACGAGGATTCCTTACACGTTCGATCTCGTAACAGGTGATCCGATTTCGTTGAAGGAAGCAGCAGGTAACGCCGATTATGTCTCTATCATTAACAGCCAAATCACAGATCACATCAATCATCGCGGATTGGAGTTGTCCATTCCATTTAAGACGATCGAAGCTGATCGAGATTATTACCTGAGCCATGATGGTATCGTTATCTATTTCACAGAATATGAATATACTTCCTACGCTGAAGGAATGCCAGAGTTTATTATTCCTTATTCCGAGTTCAAATGA
- a CDS encoding MFS transporter, whose product MKNKWIIYILALAVFLIGTLEYIITGVIKMIASDLSVSTSEVGLLVTVFALAAAVIAPILIAITINMDRKKLLLAALSVFIASNGLMLVDLSYETLLWVRIIQGASGGVATVVAMAVSTRLVEKEKRGNAIGIILMGLSSSLVLGVPLGTFFSEMFGWRVLFVFIGLLSVLPLLIIYKKVPAIKEEEKITLRMQLSILKNPLILTALLITLLYIGGYSTLFTYITPFLQATSSLSMTEISGVLFLAGICSFVGSKVGGQLADAKGSKFTICLGLLLQGVTLLLFALAGVNLIMLILVIMIFMLATWSISPAQQLYLVTLAPRNPDIALSVNTSFIQFGFALGSGLGGIVISRTSVMYLNWLGFGAVGIALLLAILLFRRMSSRTENPMVTGE is encoded by the coding sequence GTGAAAAATAAATGGATTATATATATCTTGGCATTGGCTGTTTTTCTGATCGGAACCCTTGAATACATTATTACAGGAGTCATAAAAATGATCGCCTCCGACTTGAGCGTATCTACTTCCGAAGTGGGTTTACTGGTGACTGTATTCGCTCTGGCAGCGGCCGTTATCGCTCCGATTCTCATTGCAATTACAATAAATATGGATCGCAAGAAGTTGCTGTTGGCCGCCCTCAGCGTGTTTATTGCCAGCAACGGACTTATGCTTGTTGACCTTTCTTATGAAACTTTACTATGGGTGCGAATTATTCAAGGGGCTAGCGGAGGAGTGGCTACCGTAGTAGCGATGGCCGTATCGACACGACTGGTTGAAAAGGAAAAAAGGGGCAATGCCATCGGCATCATTTTGATGGGGCTAAGCAGTTCGCTAGTACTCGGTGTCCCATTGGGCACATTTTTTAGTGAAATGTTTGGATGGAGAGTTCTATTTGTATTCATTGGATTGTTAAGTGTTCTTCCATTACTTATTATCTACAAAAAGGTTCCGGCAATCAAAGAGGAAGAAAAGATCACACTCAGAATGCAGCTCTCCATTTTGAAAAATCCGCTCATTCTGACTGCCTTGCTTATTACATTATTGTATATCGGCGGTTATTCAACACTGTTCACGTATATTACGCCTTTCTTACAAGCTACGTCTTCTCTTTCCATGACCGAGATAAGCGGTGTTCTGTTTCTCGCGGGAATTTGCAGCTTTGTCGGATCAAAAGTGGGCGGACAATTGGCAGATGCAAAGGGATCAAAGTTTACAATTTGTCTAGGCCTTCTGTTACAAGGCGTAACTCTTCTTTTGTTTGCTCTAGCTGGAGTTAATCTTATCATGTTAATCTTGGTTATAATGATTTTTATGTTAGCAACGTGGAGTATATCTCCGGCCCAGCAACTATATCTGGTTACACTGGCCCCTCGTAATCCGGACATTGCCCTTAGCGTAAATACGTCGTTTATCCAATTTGGTTTTGCACTGGGATCTGGATTAGGTGGGATTGTAATCAGTCGTACATCTGTCATGTATTTGAATTGGTTGGGTTTTGGAGCTGTAGGAATTGCTTTACTTCTTGCCATACTTCTATTCAGAAGGATGAGCAGTAGGACTGAAAACCCTATGGTTACTGGTGAATAG
- a CDS encoding helix-turn-helix domain-containing protein encodes MFKISAFSRLSRVSLKTLRYYDQIGILKPRKVDHDTGYRYYSADQLLELNRIFIYKELGFTLPQITQLLQEHITLENIQGMFKLKRSEIQQIIDTEQAKLVRIEERMQLLEEEGHIETGQEIRIKEEGARQFLFQTGCGREEEIPSLFRQFDQSLTKGMRQLIHGPQVVLWKEIAGQEEAFEFEIGYFLTCELRSAPDPFQLRTLPAEPMMATIAYRSNATFACKACVHLATWIEKNNYQIKENESGRELYLPLSQEQDAQLIEIQIPILNR; translated from the coding sequence TTGTTCAAAATCAGTGCGTTTTCCAGACTAAGCAGGGTCTCATTAAAAACACTGCGTTATTATGACCAGATTGGCATACTTAAGCCGAGAAAGGTAGATCACGATACGGGTTACCGTTACTATTCCGCAGATCAGCTTCTCGAGCTCAACCGAATCTTCATTTATAAAGAATTGGGGTTCACATTGCCACAAATCACACAGCTGTTACAGGAACATATTACATTGGAGAATATTCAAGGCATGTTTAAGCTAAAAAGAAGCGAAATTCAGCAGATTATCGATACGGAACAAGCCAAACTCGTCCGAATTGAGGAACGCATGCAGCTTCTAGAGGAAGAGGGGCACATTGAAACCGGGCAAGAAATCCGAATCAAAGAGGAAGGTGCTCGGCAGTTTCTTTTTCAGACAGGGTGCGGGAGGGAAGAGGAGATCCCGAGTTTATTTCGTCAGTTTGATCAGTCATTAACAAAAGGAATGCGCCAACTGATCCATGGACCACAGGTTGTTTTGTGGAAAGAAATCGCAGGACAAGAGGAAGCGTTCGAGTTTGAAATAGGTTATTTCTTAACCTGTGAGCTGCGATCAGCTCCCGACCCATTTCAACTGCGGACTCTTCCTGCTGAGCCCATGATGGCCACCATAGCTTATCGTTCCAACGCCACCTTTGCCTGTAAAGCCTGTGTTCATCTAGCTACATGGATTGAGAAGAATAACTATCAGATCAAGGAAAACGAGTCTGGTAGGGAACTGTACTTACCCTTATCTCAAGAACAAGATGCACAATTGATAGAAATACAAATCCCCATACTAAATAGATAA
- a CDS encoding DinB family protein: MNTIKRMMDHLYWADERILDALEESKTENKELLKLVRHVAVAERVWLSRLQGKGSAQYSLWEETEDLTAIREMFEENIEQYRVYMDGLEEFKLDEIIDYANQSGVPFRTSIRDILSQVILHGQYHRGQINRALRTESAEPVQVDYITFARL, translated from the coding sequence ATGAATACGATCAAGCGCATGATGGACCATCTGTACTGGGCAGACGAACGTATTTTAGACGCGCTCGAGGAGTCAAAGACAGAGAACAAGGAGCTTCTGAAGCTGGTTCGACATGTTGCGGTTGCGGAACGCGTATGGCTGTCCCGATTGCAAGGCAAGGGTAGCGCACAATATTCATTGTGGGAAGAAACGGAAGACTTGACGGCGATCCGGGAGATGTTCGAAGAAAACATCGAGCAATATCGCGTCTATATGGACGGGCTCGAGGAATTCAAATTGGATGAGATCATTGATTATGCAAACCAGAGCGGGGTTCCGTTCCGAACTTCCATCCGGGACATTCTCTCGCAAGTCATCTTACATGGGCAGTATCACCGGGGACAGATTAACCGGGCACTTCGAACCGAATCGGCGGAGCCTGTCCAAGTCGATTACATCACCTTCGCACGACTCTAA
- a CDS encoding FAD-dependent oxidoreductase — MSKKVLIVGGVAGGASAAARLRRLDEHAEIIIFEKGPYISFANCGLPYYIGGSIEDRERLLVQTPKGMADRFRIDVRTRSEVVAIDSQKRVVKIQSQERGAYEESYDELILSPGAKPIIPDLPGKDNPLIYTVRSIPDIDRIKEQVSSSNNKTSIVIGGGFIGVEMAENLKEAGLDVTLIEGNAQVLTPYDTELAAALAQEMENHGVNLLFSKRVQGFHSLEQGIGVELADGHVLTADMVILAIGVTPDTYFLKDSGVSLGARGHIIVNEALESSVPHIYAVGDAIEVTETIHGTKATIPLAGPANKQGRIVADRIAGLPSTYKGTQGTSIIKVFGMTAATTGSNEKTLQRLGVEYQTVIVHPASHASYYPGSSAITLKLLFTPEGKILGAQAVGYDGVDKRIDDIAVAIHFGGHVRDLTELELSYAPPYSSAKDPVNMAGYAAENMITGRVQTFTYNQLADRQPGQSILLDVRSEIEHQNGHIPDSLSIPVDELRQRLDELDPSKEIWLYCQVGLRGYTASQILRQHGFSVKNLSGGYKTYRQAQFKPAPFTATTQEQHDPVIDAKEKESIPTDSAQLQRIDHELNVCGLSCPGPLIQVKQKMDQLSNGETLRVKASDPGFYEDVKAWATMSGSTILQLKRLKGGTIESVIAKNTAQPVSDSPVSDPASTMVVFSGDLDKAIASLIIANGAAASGRKVTLFFTFWGLSIIRKQQPQKLSKTMIGRMFDMMLPRGSQKLGMSKMNMLGAGPKMIRGLMKKHHVPSLEEMIESAIAQGVEIVACQMSMDLMGIQREELIDQVKIGGVGYYLGQASQANHNLFI, encoded by the coding sequence ATGAGCAAAAAAGTACTGATTGTTGGCGGTGTAGCTGGAGGTGCATCTGCAGCTGCACGTCTTCGCCGTCTGGATGAACATGCCGAGATTATTATCTTTGAGAAAGGACCCTATATCTCATTTGCCAATTGTGGCTTACCTTATTATATAGGTGGATCAATCGAAGATCGAGAGCGTCTGCTGGTGCAAACGCCAAAAGGGATGGCAGATCGCTTTCGTATCGATGTTCGTACAAGAAGTGAGGTCGTAGCTATCGATTCGCAGAAGCGAGTGGTTAAGATACAGTCCCAGGAGCGCGGTGCATATGAAGAAAGCTATGACGAGTTGATATTGTCACCAGGTGCAAAACCGATCATTCCTGATCTTCCGGGCAAGGACAATCCACTAATTTATACCGTACGAAGTATTCCAGATATTGATCGGATCAAAGAACAGGTAAGTTCTTCTAACAACAAGACTTCGATTGTCATAGGCGGTGGATTTATTGGCGTGGAAATGGCTGAGAATTTAAAGGAAGCTGGTCTGGATGTAACGCTGATTGAGGGGAACGCACAAGTACTCACACCCTATGATACCGAGTTAGCAGCCGCATTGGCACAGGAAATGGAGAATCATGGTGTGAACCTGCTGTTTTCCAAACGTGTTCAGGGATTTCATTCCCTGGAGCAGGGCATAGGGGTTGAACTTGCGGATGGTCATGTGTTGACAGCAGACATGGTTATTCTTGCGATAGGCGTAACGCCAGACACCTATTTTTTGAAAGATAGCGGCGTTTCGCTGGGTGCACGTGGACATATTATCGTAAATGAAGCTTTAGAAAGCAGCGTGCCACATATCTATGCTGTTGGGGATGCGATCGAAGTAACGGAAACCATTCATGGTACGAAGGCAACGATACCACTTGCCGGACCTGCCAACAAACAAGGCCGTATTGTTGCCGACCGTATCGCAGGGCTTCCTTCTACCTATAAAGGAACACAAGGTACATCCATTATCAAAGTCTTTGGAATGACCGCAGCCACGACAGGCAGTAATGAAAAAACACTGCAACGTCTCGGCGTGGAATATCAAACCGTTATTGTACACCCTGCTTCTCATGCATCGTATTATCCGGGTTCAAGCGCGATTACTCTTAAACTGCTGTTTACTCCGGAAGGTAAAATTTTGGGCGCACAAGCAGTTGGTTATGATGGAGTGGATAAACGAATTGATGACATTGCTGTAGCCATTCATTTTGGAGGACATGTACGGGATTTGACAGAGCTTGAACTGAGTTACGCGCCACCTTATTCTTCTGCCAAAGATCCCGTGAATATGGCTGGATATGCAGCAGAGAATATGATCACCGGACGTGTTCAGACGTTCACCTATAATCAACTGGCTGATCGTCAGCCGGGGCAGTCGATACTTCTGGATGTTCGCAGTGAAATCGAGCATCAAAATGGTCATATTCCAGATTCACTCTCTATTCCAGTTGATGAGCTTCGTCAACGCTTAGATGAATTAGACCCATCTAAAGAAATCTGGCTATACTGTCAAGTCGGCTTACGTGGTTATACAGCTTCGCAAATTTTGCGTCAGCATGGTTTTAGCGTAAAAAACCTGAGTGGTGGTTATAAAACATACCGTCAAGCCCAGTTTAAGCCTGCTCCATTTACTGCTACAACACAAGAGCAGCATGATCCTGTGATAGACGCGAAAGAAAAGGAGTCTATTCCCACTGACTCAGCACAGCTGCAACGTATTGATCATGAGTTGAACGTATGCGGATTAAGTTGTCCTGGTCCCCTGATTCAGGTTAAGCAGAAAATGGATCAACTTTCAAACGGAGAAACCCTTCGTGTGAAAGCTTCCGATCCAGGCTTTTATGAAGATGTCAAAGCATGGGCCACGATGTCGGGTTCCACAATCTTGCAGTTGAAAAGACTGAAAGGCGGTACGATTGAGTCTGTCATTGCTAAAAATACAGCACAACCCGTATCGGATTCTCCCGTCAGCGATCCTGCCAGCACAATGGTAGTCTTCAGTGGCGATCTGGATAAAGCGATCGCTTCACTCATTATTGCAAATGGGGCAGCAGCCAGTGGACGGAAAGTAACTCTATTTTTCACATTTTGGGGATTGAGCATTATTCGTAAGCAGCAGCCGCAGAAGTTATCCAAAACCATGATCGGCCGTATGTTTGATATGATGTTACCTCGCGGCAGCCAGAAGCTTGGCATGTCCAAAATGAATATGCTCGGAGCAGGCCCGAAGATGATCCGTGGTTTGATGAAAAAACATCATGTGCCTTCATTGGAAGAAATGATTGAGAGCGCAATTGCACAAGGAGTAGAGATCGTTGCCTGCCAAATGTCCATGGATTTAATGGGAATTCAGCGTGAAGAATTAATAGACCAAGTTAAAATTGGTGGTGTCGGTTACTATCTTGGACAAGCATCACAAGCCAATCATAATCTGTTTATTTAA
- a CDS encoding metalloregulator ArsR/SmtB family transcription factor, producing the protein MNTPAFDSNNIKQFDEPANLLKALSHPIRLCIVRGLMMKKKCNVSYMQECLDLPQSTVSQHLQKLRSAGIVATERNGLEVNYVLADKRVEQIIKTLFEKDDCES; encoded by the coding sequence TTGAACACTCCCGCTTTTGACAGCAATAACATTAAACAGTTCGATGAACCTGCTAATCTGCTGAAAGCTTTATCTCACCCCATTCGTTTATGCATAGTGCGGGGACTGATGATGAAAAAAAAATGTAATGTTTCTTATATGCAGGAATGTCTGGATCTTCCCCAATCAACAGTCTCTCAACACCTCCAGAAACTTCGTAGTGCTGGTATTGTTGCGACGGAGCGGAATGGTCTTGAAGTAAACTATGTGCTTGCCGACAAACGGGTTGAACAGATTATTAAAACTTTATTTGAAAAGGATGATTGTGAATCATGA